The Brachionichthys hirsutus isolate HB-005 chromosome 17, CSIRO-AGI_Bhir_v1, whole genome shotgun sequence genome segment AGAGCTGAGGTCGACACAAACCCTGCTCACACTCTGCGCAGAAAGAAGCCAATGAAGAACAAAACAAGCGTTCAGGTTAAACGAGTGCAGCCGCAAACCCACCCGCGATTCAGCGCTAAGAAAGAGAGCCAATTTATCTTCTCTTGTACATATTGTTCGTTACCTGCGGTTTTGTCCTGTAAGACCTGTGCAAGATGCTCCAAGGCCTCATTTACATGCAGCCCATGGAGGTCCAGGATGTTATTTGGCAGCAGCGAGGCGTTGACCCTCTCAAAAATCTGAACTGCTGCACGGTGATTGGCTTCGTGCATCCGCTTACCGTGCAGGTGTCCCTATTAGAGGTGGAGAATTTTATCTGCTGTGATGGCAGAATGTCTCGACGACAACAAAAAGAGCCGCAACAGTGTAATCCCACATCCCAATAGAAATATACTTCACAGGAGTTGCAGTAAAACATTGGGATCCTCACCTGCTGTGCATAGAATGAGGCTAATTGTTTACGTCCTTGCTTGAAGGCCTCTGCAGCCTTGGACAAGCTCTCAAGCTGTCGGCATTTCTGTAGGCTGGCCTCGGCCCGGAAGTCTTCGTACTGCGGGTCCTCTGTGTCTTGATAGTTGGGTACATTTGACTCTCGGGGTTTCTGCCTCCGACATTTAAAGAGGGACAAAGTTATCAGTTAAATGTGTAGTTGTACAATCGATTGAAGATACTGAAGTTTTAGCAGTAACTATGCTTCCATTTTTAGCGTAAGTATGCCTGACACCGTTATCAGACAGTTTGagaagtgaagaaaaaaaagctttgctGTGATTggagtgaataaaataaatggtaaaATCCTAAAGTACTTTTGTGAATCTGTAAACTGAGACCGGTTTTAACGTTCTCTCTGTTCCACTGCTCGTTGCGTTTGCTTTGTGAATACCGTACCCTTTCTCGGTCCTTGCTTGCCGGTCTACGGTGGTCCGACTGGGGTGCCTCTGGTGCGACCACGGTCTTCACGGGCTCATTGATCAGCAGCGAGTGAAGGAAAAGCTCTGTCTGGCTGAGGTTGTAGCTGTAAATCCATAGAGAGATGTCTCAGGAGCATAGAACTGTACATCAGCTTATAGTTACAACACATTTATCTCTTGATAATTCAGTGCCGGATTACTTCACCCACCTCAGACCAGAAACATATTTGAATTCTCATCACAGTATAACAATGAAGTACAGCCGATATTTATATAGTGACCCTAACCCCCAGGTGTGGACAATTCCATGACTCACAGGGCACTTTGATCACTTTTCTTATTTTGGTAAATTCCATTCTGGGCTTTGGAAAGAGCCAGTGGAGAGACGCTAATATGAAAAAGTAGATTCTCTTAAACATTAGTTGTGGTCAGTGCATGTGCAGCAGCATTCTGTTTCAGACAACAAAGTTTCTTCAGACCTAATGAAGCTGTTTTCTCACTTGTGGTCTCTCAAGATGTCTTGAAGGAAATGCCGGTCGATGCTGGGAAAGAGCGAGTACAGCTGGTTTTCCTGTAGCTGGGTGGCCCCATTACGGCGGTCGAGACCTGCACGACTCTGAAAGAAGAGTTGAAAGGAGTTAGGACAACCAGGTAATCAATACCGATGACGCTTCACAGAAAGGAAGTGGAATTGGTTGTGTGCTACCTTTGCCACGTTCTCCTGCAAAGCCCGTTCCTCCTTCATGATGTCTCTGAGAGAGGCGTGTGGCTGGGAAACACTCCAGTGGTTCATTAATGGCATCAGACCACGGACATCGTCTCCTAATGCAGAGCCATCTGCACCTATTAGGTAAGGCGCCGATGGCGTCTGGTCCTGCGGTCCAGGTTTGGCCACCCGTGACTCACCCCAGCGTTCTGAACCTGCACATTGAAAGGGTGACAATCAATGCTTGAAAAACTAAATGATGCTGTGTCAGCCAGATGTTGTAATTGGAAAGAATGGCAGCTTAGTTTATTTGAATGCTAAAGTGGCTCCGTTAAAAGGTAGGCTTTTCAATTCAGGGTGAATcaacaaaataaacagagaTAAAAACCTTCATGGTTTAACAACAGACTGAGATCAACTGCTGGAATGCAGGTTTATTTTTGCGTATGTGTGCATTTACTTAAATTGATCATATGCTGCTGTTATCGTTCCATGATGCACTAGGGATTTTGAAGTTTaagcccagtgtgtgtgtgtgtgtgtgtgtgtgtgtgtgtgtgtgtctgaatgtaCGTGTGAACGTACTTTCCTGaagcaaatgaaaagaaagcaatGCTCGTCGCTGCTTTTCCTGTAAAACGGTAAGCAAAGCAAAAAACGTGAATAAAACAATGATACTTTACCAGCATATAGTTTCTTAAAACATTATCACGAATTTGTAGTAGTTATTCGGCTCCTTGATGGATGCGACAGCAATATTGAATCTACTTTTTAAGTCATTTTTGATCAATGCCAGGGTGAAGCATCTGCAGATTATAATTCTGTTCTCTGTATATTTGTGCTAACTGCGATGTAGTTATTATAGATCATAAAAGCTGGCCACTCACCTGAATGGTCGTCTTCCACTTCTGGTGGAGCAGTTTAGCCAGGTTCAAATCCATCTGCACTGCATAGTCATCAGAGGAGCACGAGCCTGAACGCAGTAGAGCAGGGAGAACGGCTAAACAGGAAGGCGGGCTCTACGCAGCAAGTGATCAGAGATTTTTGctaaactgtgtttttttttttacttcattctaCACATAACtaatattatttttctcttcaaGGACAGGCTGACAGCAGATTTTCGGCTAAATACAAACACATTGGTCTCATAGATAACGACACAAGACTACGGGAGGAGATGATGTTTGAGCGATGAAGTTGATGACCCTACATTAAGGTCATTTAAGCACTGAATCTAGAATCTGAGAAGTTTGTTTCGGTGCCTCCTGTGTGATATCTACCTGGGTCAATGCCAACAGGACCAAACAGTTCAGCTAGCTGTAACGCTACTTCAGTGGGTAGCTTCAGCTCCACGCTCTGGATGTCCAGGTGTAGAAACCTTCCCTCTTTGATGTGCCTCCTTTCAGACTTCTCTTGCTCTGTCTGTCGTCCCTCGCTCTCGATCTTGTCCGGCTCGGCCTGCGGCGGCCGGCGGACGTCTTCGGTGCTCAAGTCTTCAATCATAAAGCGATCGTCCACGCGCCCACCCAAAGCACCGCCTTCTGGGTCGCCTTCTAAAGCCGCTTCTTGTTCAGTGTCGTTAAATAGCGCTCCCGTTTGAGCAGACCCCGGCAAGTGTGAGGCTGCGTCAGGATGATCTTTCTTTTCAATGGGAACAGCTGCAACTGCAAAACGTTGCACGTCAGCGTTACTGGAGTTCTCATTTGCAGCTTTTTTAGCCCCAAAGATCGACCACTGAGGCCCCACCTCAAGTCCAGCTGGCCACGGTTCAGCGTGATGTTTGTTGAACGCATCATGACGCATCCCGGTTTCTACAGGGCGGCCGGGATCTCCACTCAGACCGGGAGCGTCCTCGTCTTCTTCCCCTACTGCCTCACCCTCGTCGATTTTCTCTGTGTCGTCTTTAAAGAACTCCTCTTCAGAATCGAGCAGCAGGTTAGTGGTCCATTCCAGGTCCTGATGGCAATCGTCATACAGATCCTTCAATGTATCGAAACTAACCAGTTTGAAATGGCGGCTGAGAATGCGAAGACTGTCAAGTCGGTCTTGAGTCACaagctctctctcctccacctgtgTGCTCTTCTCATGCCCAACATGGTAGGGCACCTCTCTGTGGATGGAGGAATTAACTGCAGGAATTATAGCCGGCAATCCCGGTACAAAGCGGGAAGAATCACCAGACAGCACGACAGCGCCGCTCGGCTGGCTGCACGCAGCGTTCGAGCTTCCACCGGCGCTCTCCTGATGATTCAGGCGCCAAACGAGGGCAAAGTCTTGAGGTTCTGTCTGTGCATGGCAGCCCGTGTCTACAGCAGGAAGTGGACACGGTGGCTGTGGCTGCGcttcagactcagactcaggaAAGAGTTTAAGGTTTTGCGAAAGGCTCGGGCTGCAGTTAAGACTGGATGCAGACTTGATATCTAAAATGAAGCTGTTCTCATTCTGAACGGTGTCGTCAGGACACTCGAGGCTATTTCCTGAAGGGGGACAGTTCTGAGTAAAGGTGAGGGCGAGCTTGCAGTGTCTCCCTGATCGACGGCCCTGACGCCTCCTATCCTGACTGCCTCCACTGAACGCTCCGACACCCTCAGACGTAGGACTCTGAATCACTTCACCACTGACATTAGACTCAAATGTAGTCTCTCTGCTATTCTCTGTGCACTTGTTCGGGTCCACGTCTGCAGGACTATTATTTTGCTCTGTACCAGCCGCGTCTTCAACACTGCAACGCTCCGCTTCATTATGGTTTACATTTGCCTCTACAGGTTTGGAGAGAACGAGTGAATCCGCgacattttcttctctttcgcTGCTCACTTTATTTTCAGTCCGAGGTGCTTCGCAGAGATCGATTGGAGGCTGAGTAACCTGACAGGATTCAGCGGTCTTCCAGTTTAACACACAGTCAGGTAATTCACTTCGGCTGCTGTTATTCCGTTCCGtgttttgctctctctcttcactgcTCGATCTAATGCGACAGGATTCCACCAAACTGCAGCcggcttcctcttccttctcaaATTCTCCTCCAGAACTCAAGGACAGGGAAGACAAAGGGGAAGAGCCAGTTTCGTTGGCTACACCCGTCTGAATGAGATCAAGGAGCTTCTGAAACTCCGTCACATTGGGGCCTGACTGCGCTTTTGTTACTTTAGCTTCTTGAGAGGCTTCGTCTTTATCTCCCCGTCTTTCTCTTCTCCTCGCCTGACGCTGCTCAAGTGATTCCTGAGAGGGCCAATCTCCAACAAAACCCAACACCTTAATGTTTCCCTTCTCTCCATCGTCCCTGATAATctcatcttctgctgctgcttcttcttcctctgtgacCGTTTTCTCCCTTGCCTCGCTGTCTGACTGGTGAGCATCTTTCACCAGGTCAGCAGGCTCCGTCCTACTTGGCCTTTCTCTCTTCACGCTTTGCCCAATAGACTCAGAGAACATCATAGTAACTTCATCCCCACGATGATCTTCGTTCATCACCAATTCAACGATACAATCTGGGATTTTCTGATCTCCAGCTGGATGAGCGCGCTGCAATTGGGCTTCTGAGTCCAAATCCAATTTCCCAAAGTTTACGTCATCGTTTCCGTCAGACACTTCTGGGTTTTCTGGGGGACTTCCAGTAGGACGGATATTGAGGGATTCCGTAGATTTATGGGTGGCATTCTCCGGTATTTCTGCTTCACTGGGATGATCGATGGATGACACGTCAGGGAGGGAGGCAAACAGTTGTGGGTGGGATTGTTTACATTCCTCTGTTGATTTAGGCAGCCCTATGAGGTCAGGACAAGTTGCTTCAGAAGATACCAACCTAAAGAAAACAGGAACGATATGAAGGTTGGAATCATCATGACAAATAATGGGCAGAGCAAACGGTCAGTTACTCATTAAAGTTGATTGTAACGACAGTTTTCATCAAAAGGCTTTTATTTACTATTTGCATAATGTATCTTACTATCAGTAGCATCTCTCAGAATGTGAATGTATGCGTATAAGCACGCATCAGTGAGGTTGGGTCACACGACCACACATCAATATCTGCTGAGCAGTTTACAACTAAATCAATGGCCGTTCTGCTGCATTCAAATGGACTCATGTATATGTcaaaacagacacaaagtgTCGCGTGTAGCTTGTAGCAGATCAGCGGCACTCACGGTGGACTTCTGTTGTTGGAAGCAAGGCGCTGTTTAAAGTCGGGCATCTGTGAACCAATGATGGATTGAACTGTAACAAAGCGCTCGAATCCGTCGAGCATTCGTCGGATTTTCTCCACTGGCACATTGTGTGAAGTGCGTCTGCAAGTGCATAAGAACACACATGAACAAATGGATACTGGCATCTCTCCTCCACCAGTTCATCTGCCTGTACGCTCGTCTTGGCCTTTCTTTTACACCGACCACTTCACTGGATGGCTGACTTAAACTCCTGTCTCTTCTGCAACCTCCATTCCCTCCATCCTCACTGTTTCACTGTCCTCCTTCACATTCACACATACAGGatgtacagtggaacctcggttctcgaacgaaATTTGTTCCGTAACACTGTTCGAAAACCTAAAAAGATTTTCACAAATttaaactatatttcccataagaaataatggaaaccagattaatccgttcctacgcaccagataaattcCCAGTTACAGGTCGATCAAACTGAACCTAATCGGCCTTCGTTTGCGTGTCTACGGTTCGCTTCGGCGCCACTCGTGTGTTCGGACTCCGAAAATCTGTCATTTTAAGCTCAACTGTTTTGGTCAGGACAcagtcgttcgagaaccgaggttccactgtacatgTGGAAGTGCAGAAAAACGTTCAGCTTCCCTTTGACATGAAAAGGGAATTTTACtgtaatttctctctctctctcacctctccAGTTCTCTGGGCTTGTTCTTCCACCAGGTGTCCGGTTCTCGGAAGAGTATCTCGTATAAATGTTTCATTGCCTAGGACAGACCGGTTACAAAAGGGGGCTCAAACCTAACCCATTTTCATTTTCGTGAACTGAGTTATTGACAAATGAACCTGTTCCCACATGCAATCTGTCATCATATTATCTGTACTGCATGCAAGCTGACTGACCTGCACTACATAGGGTCTCATCTCCCAGCCCTGCATATTAGTGTTGTCAATGATGATGGGGCTAACACCCGTTTCAAAAGCTTCCTTGGCTTCAGAATAAAGTTCATCCAAGAGAGAAAGggcaagaaaaaagaaaagacgttGTGTTACTACAactgcagaaaaacaagaaaacacttAAACAGAAACAATTGTAAGCAACTGCATATCGAAATATTGATTCAACTTCGTCAAGGAATTTTGAAAAGACAGCACatcggttgttgttgtttacctcgTTTGTGGTTCCACTCATGGGCCTCCCCGACAGCAGAGGGGTCAAACTGATATTTTCCATGGCGATAGAAATAGTCATCGGTGGACAGTATAACACCAGCTGGGTTATGCTCAACTAGGGCCCTGCACACATACAGACATGTAAACATACACAGTGTAGCAAAAAGTCCAAAAGTCAAAGACGCTTGAGAAACTGCAGCTTTTACAATGTTTCTAAATTTATCTTTCTgtcttggtaaaaaaaaatcctgcttgTTCCAAGGTTGTGGCTAaattattacacacacacacggtatttACAATATTATATCACGTTagcaaaacatttgtttgtattgttAGTGAGGGTAAACCAATAACCTTACCTTGCCGTGGTTGACTTGCCAGAGCCTGGAGCGCCACGGAGTAGCAAAAGGACCTTCCCTTGCAGTCGAATCCTATTGTGCTGGGCTTTAGTTTGAGGGGCTGGCAGGACCCAAGACCTCGGAATACTGGTGACAAGTTCGAGAGGAACTTGGCTGACGGCGCCCTGACCCAACCAGTGAGGATGCCTGGGCTGGCCGGGCCAGTTGGACGGTGACTGAGCAAAAGGGGTAATAAATGCTGGCCGCTGGTTTTCATGAACCCAGGGGGTAAACGCCGGTGCGTCCGTATTCCAGGGTGATTGCAAGCATCCAAGTGGCTCCTGATTCGATAGGTTCGCCTTAGATCTTGCTCCCCCGACCATCACTTTAGAGGGCATTAGCTCAGTCTTATCTGAAAGAGCGTATGACAGGTCTTGCTTTTTATATAGTTGAAAAGCCGAGGGACGTCCTGAAGACGTCAGATCAAAAGGAGGCTTTGGCCTGTCTGCGGGCGTCTCGGCTATTAAGTGTGTGAAATCAATCactggctgctgctcctcagcaGTCTTCTCTTCCAAAGAGCTGATCTGATCGAGTGGGGAGGAAACACCAGAAATGTGCTCAACCGAGCCTTGAGAAGGATCTCCAGAGCCGGGCTGCAGACTCGGCTGAAGCAGCTCAGGGAGGGCCTGCTCTGGGATTGGTGGTGACGGGGAAGTAGATAAATACTGGTTGTTGTCGTGTTGCTTGGTGATTACTTCTAGCTCCTGATCAACAACCAGGTCCAGCTCTTCTGACAGGAGGCCGACAGccgaaggagaggagggaagcCGTGGCGATCGAGATGGGTCTGAGTCTGGTGACGATTCAGAAAAATGATGTTGGccaagcagagctgcagcagtgTGCTCAAAACCGGAGACAGAAGAGCATGCGGGGTCTGCGACttcagcagccacagacagctCCAAAAGTGAATCCATCGCATTTTCAACTGGAACACAAAGAAAGCGAAGACACCAAGAAAAATGATAGAATGAGTTGAGTTAACTCTAATTCATTTAAGCCTTTAACATGCATGCGTGAATAATTGTCTcacataaaacaataaagaaaagccACGTCATAAAAACTCGCAGTGTCACCAACCCACAATCATTACAGTAACAAGAACAGCAGCATGTGTGCGCTGGACTGGATGAAACCTGTTTGCTTCTACTGTTTGTTTTCAATAAGTGAAAATAACAACTTAGTTTAAGACTTTGCTACGGGAATTAGTTGCAAAAATAACTCTGCTGTAACCTTTGATCTTTATACAGTACGCATGCTATTTAGGCGCTTAGTAGATAGCGTGTAGGTGTCTCGGGCAAAGAGCATAAAAATGCAACATCTATGGCAACATGAGGAAAACTGCTCACGTTGCCAGGGTGATGAATGTTCACCATTCCACAACTCTTGTGTCTAGGCCAGCCTCACGcagcaaagagaaaaaacaactcCTCCTTGCAGTCTGGCTGATCATGTGTCATGTTCCAGAATCAGGATGAATGCATCTTCTTGCTGCACCTCACAGACAGGTTTCCAACAGCAAACAGCAAATGAGGGCAGCTCTAACTGAAGACTGCTCCCACATCTCACGGGACGTACCATCAAGAGATTGTGAGAGTCCACGGAGAGCAGGATTACTGCTGTTATTAAAACTGCTGCAGGACACactaattaataataaataagatcCAGTTGTATCACCTGAGAAATACATTTGTCTTATTACATGTTTGGAGATATTTTATATATCTTTGATTAGGAGAATCATTAAATCGAATTATGAAACATATTCTTGATATTTGCAGTGGTGTGTTTTTAGACAAAGTGCAATAAACCCCATACGAGCTAGCCAGAGAATCAGACAGCACAAGTCTTTTACTATTCCCAGGATCCAGATACCTTTAAAGTCACACTCGAACAGCACCATGTCTATAACTTCGGGCTCCAGGTGTGAGAACATTCCGTGCAGGTTTTTCACGAGTATCTCTTTACGTGAACTGAACAGCGAGCCGCCGGATCCCCCATAGCGTCGATTGTCCGTGTTGTAGCCGAGGCTTCCCTCTTCTGGCGGCCCACCGGGGGGGGCTCTGGCCGGGCTATGGCCGCTTTTCTTTCTCCGAGGCATTCCGTGACCGTGGAGCGGAGCCGCCGGCCTATCTGGTTGAGCTAACTGAGCAGCGAAGGCTTCTGTGCGGGTGATCCAGAGGTAACTACACGCTCCTGTAAAGTAACGAAACGGTATCGATATCTAACTGCACACCAGGCGGTGAAAACACACGCCAAAAAAGATAAATACTTTTCAAGTCGAGCAAAAATGTGATTAACCGGAAGTCAACACAATGACGTCGATGTTGATTTCCGGTTTTGAGATTCAAAACGGTGTTTCAATCAATGGCTGCTGATACTGTATCTAAACTGGGTAAGGGTTAataaagtcaaattaaaattagaaatattttgtttcctgcgTTCCAAATATTAATATGCTCGAAGCacaaatatatgaaaataactaaaatacttttttttaagtaGACTTTGGTGATGAGATTTGAAATGCAAGGGATACCCGTATAAGAAAAAGCTGTATTTCATGCGAAAAATCCAATTCAGTTTCTACCTTAAAAacaagttatatatatatatatatataaaacttgtttatatatatatgtatgaagGGAAAGTTTAGCACACATTTTTTTGGTGGTTTGATCACTTTTGGGGGGATTAGTATCGAatgtgaatatatattttaccccATGCTTGTGGATGAACCCACActccaataaaaacacacagacaatgcattaaaagaaaacatctgcaaGAAAGCCATGACTGGGATTATGGTGGTTTAAGAGTTCTGTTATTGGCTGGTTACTGTTTATCAGCTGTCAGATAAATCCGGTGGAGTCTACATATAGAAACATTGTGATTTAATGCATGGATTAGAGTTACATGTCTCTCAACATGGGTTGTTAAATGACTATAACACCCACAACCCAGACACATCTAAATGTATTGTAGTACAATTATGCACAAATTCGTTAAATATTGTTGAAAGAAGTCTTGCAGGACTGCAGAAATGTCACACCATAGTTTATTTGACATGGTTATGAATACAATTTATGAAGAAAATGTGCAATTAGACTGAAGGACGTGAAGTGTGCTTCTGACTCCCGCCATGTATTTTATATTGCAGTGCCTCTGTCATACCGAAGGGGGCGCTCTGTCCTCATCCTTCACATAGAACACTGACTGACTGAACGGAGAGAGCTTTGTGCCGAAAACTAAACCCAACCTGTGTCAGACTAATGAATTAAAACGGCCCACTTGAGAGGTAAATACTAGCGAGGAGACGCTTGGCAGATATCCCGCGGATTTATTCGAAGTTGCGTATTCGAAAAGATATCCATTTTGCATTTGTTAATGTGTTCTAAATCCTCCGTGGGGGCAAGTTGCTGGTGAGAGGAGCGCTCAGGGCTATGGTAGCAGCCCTTCTTCGACTGTAAACTAGCGGCAGTACGGAGCCATGCGtcgaagttaaaaaaaagacagtaaCAAGTAAAGCGGCTTCGTTTTTAAACTCCACAAAGTAGTTGCATTTGTTGGAAAATGAAGGAACTGAGCACGACCGTAGCCATTTAGCCACAGACGAACGGACAGTTCACTTCCTCTGTGATTGTCGATAGCTGGTGATGTGACGGGTACCCGAGTAGTTTGCGGCCTAGAATAGCAAAAGTAGGCTAGCGTGTTAGCTAGCAATGCTAGCCGCTCTCTGCTAACATTGGTTCCTTCACGCAAAACATTAGCCGCTAGCTAATGATGTTTTCGCTGCGCGTAGCTAGCTAGTTTGATAGCATGAGCTATACCGGCtacttgtgttgttttaaaaaaaaaaaattctgacaGCGCAGCAGATCAAATGGTTGTTCTGTTCGCGAAGCGGACGCGGAGATAGTTTGTGTGGCTAGCGATATGCGATGCTTGGGGAGAAACGTACGGGAAATACGGAGATGGTGTTTAGCTGGAGTGTTTAGCGTGCGGTCTGATAGCATGCGCGACGCGGGGTTAGCCCCGTACTTTCTGTACAACAAGTACTCTTCACGAGGATGTTATCAAGCATGAAGGGAGGCTGTTCACTATTTTTACGACCGTAATCGATAGTTGGCAATGGAGAATGATGCTTGATTTGGGGTTTCGGTGAGTGTGATAGCATGGCTGTGTTGAACTTTTGTTTTCTGACCCATAGAGGCCAGTAGAAGACCGTGTGGATCCCACATAAACAAGCATGGAGTTCCCACAACAGCAGAAACCGGCGGGGGATGGAAAAATCATCTACCCGCCCGGAGTGAAGGAGATTACAGATAAAATCAGCAACGACGAGGTCGTCAAACGATTGAAGGTAGGCCGATGCCGTTCGGAGTTATTGTAAATATATGCGTCAACCTTATTTATCAAGGTCCAGAATCCGGCACAATCCCAAAAACCCTTATAAATGTGTGAACTGTGGTGTGTTAAACCTTTCTTACACGGGAGCATTTCTCCTCTGTGAGCACACTCAGattattctcccccccccctatcatgggtcgccacagcaaatcaacgttctccacttcaccctgtcctttgcatcgctCTCCCCgaacaccagcccctctcatgtcctccctcactacgtccatgtatcttctcctgggtcgtcctctagtcctgttccctggcagctccatcctcagcattccttctaccgatatagtccccgtctctcctccaaACCATCAAACCATCAAAGCCTGGCCTCTGTCCTCATCTCCAagacgtctaaccttcactgtccctcttattgtctcatttctaatccgatccaacctggtcacccccaaggagaacctcagcatcttcatctccaccaccaCACTCAGTTACTGCAAGTAGAAAACCTTGCTAGATGGTTCTCCTCCTGTTTGGATAGAACTGAAATAGTTGAACCCTTGTGATTAACTTGGATGATGAGGCCCTGTGTCGTGGGGATAAATGTTGCAAATAACTTGGTGTCACGCACAGAATTTGTTTAACTCCATGCAGTGGGTGGAATATCCATTtcgacgtttcaacttgtttccatacaatatgcaaatgtttagtatccttcttcttcttctgccgcatgtccttagaccttcagctctgttgcagcGAGCCGGTCCGGTGTGTCGTTATCCAAGCTAATTAGAATAGTCACAAATAGATTTTTTGTGAATATGTAGAATTTTGTAATGTTTCCAGTTTTTACCTGTGATGCACTATTTTGCTTTCAGAGTATTTTAACTGGGCATAGAGCAGTTGAATGAAAAGTTGTGAGATTAGAGTGtttgatcatcttttttttcgTGCGTTAATGTGGTAGACAAACATTTGAAAGTTGGGTTCTAGcattccctgcaggtctttccctgctaaacctgtaaagtgccttgaggtaACCTTCAGTTGTGATCTgacgctatataaataaaaatgaattgaaagcACCTTACAAAGGCTGGATCAACAGGTTCCAGTAACTGCCTGATTAAAATGAGCGTACAGGTTCACCTTGCAGCCATGTGGAATTACAGTACACCGGTTACCTTCCAAATTATGGACAAACTTATGCTAAATTATGCTTATGAAGAAAGGCTCTTCTGAACGTTCAGTGTTGCCGATCAATGTCCCGAGTTGAGATGAGATCATCTGTAGCAACACATCCAATTCAGtatcttttagattttatgtcATCAAACTGTTGGAGCATCTACAAAGACGAAGTTTAAGAACCATCCTGTATTCACGCGTTTCTTCTTTTCAATGTAGTAAGACGAGATCAAATTTGTTTTAGCCTTAaatttgctttgatttttggGGCTTTCTGCATGTGTAGTGCCTCCGCCAGCTGGGTTGTGACTGTTTCTGCTAGGAacgcagaggtgtgtgtgtgtgagtgtgtgtgtgtgtgtgcgtgtgtgtgtgtgtgtgtgtgtgtgtgtggtgttctGCAGCCTGATCCAGCAGCTTTCCCCATCCCCCATGCCTGCTGGCTGCTTGGCGGTTAAGGGAGACTCACTGCTCTGACTTGCTTCTCTTATGTGCACACGTAGAAGTCGTCACACTTCCAAAGGAAGTGGTTAGGGTACGTCTGACCAACGTTGGGTTAGTACTGAACACTGTACTGTTAGAAGGTATCAACAGTATAACGTTGATACTACGACAAAGATGCTTTAAAGCTGTCTGTGCCCAAAGACGCATGTCTGAGTGAATAACAAAAGCCACATTCACGCAGTCTTTTCGTTTTAGGGTGGTACTGGTTTGAATTCTGCATGGAATTTCTGTATGAACATAATGAAAGTATAATGGGGGGGTCTATTGTGTTCTCCTCTGTTTTTGCGTTTAATGA includes the following:
- the n4bp2 gene encoding NEDD4-binding protein 2, which codes for MPRRKKSGHSPARAPPGGPPEEGSLGYNTDNRRYGGSGGSLFSSRKEILVKNLHGMFSHLEPEVIDMVLFECDFKVENAMDSLLELSVAAEVADPACSSVSGFEHTAAALLGQHHFSESSPDSDPSRSPRLPSSPSAVGLLSEELDLVVDQELEVITKQHDNNQYLSTSPSPPIPEQALPELLQPSLQPGSGDPSQGSVEHISGVSSPLDQISSLEEKTAEEQQPVIDFTHLIAETPADRPKPPFDLTSSGRPSAFQLYKKQDLSYALSDKTELMPSKVMVGGARSKANLSNQEPLGCLQSPWNTDAPAFTPWVHENQRPAFITPFAQSPSNWPGQPRHPHWLGQGAVSQVPLELVTSIPRSWVLPAPQTKAQHNRIRLQGKVLLLLRGAPGSGKSTTARALVEHNPAGVILSTDDYFYRHGKYQFDPSAVGEAHEWNHKRAKEAFETGVSPIIIDNTNMQGWEMRPYVVQAMKHLYEILFREPDTWWKNKPRELERRTSHNVPVEKIRRMLDGFERFVTVQSIIGSQMPDFKQRLASNNRSPPLVSSEATCPDLIGLPKSTEECKQSHPQLFASLPDVSSIDHPSEAEIPENATHKSTESLNIRPTGSPPENPEVSDGNDDVNFGKLDLDSEAQLQRAHPAGDQKIPDCIVELVMNEDHRGDEVTMMFSESIGQSVKRERPSRTEPADLVKDAHQSDSEAREKTVTEEEEAAAEDEIIRDDGEKGNIKVLGFVGDWPSQESLEQRQARRRERRGDKDEASQEAKVTKAQSGPNVTEFQKLLDLIQTGVANETGSSPLSSLSLSSGGEFEKEEEAGCSLVESCRIRSSSEEREQNTERNNSSRSELPDCVLNWKTAESCQVTQPPIDLCEAPRTENKVSSEREENVADSLVLSKPVEANVNHNEAEQTTFESNVSGEVIQSPTSEGVGAFSGGSQDRRRQGRRSGRHCKLALTFTQNCPPSGNSLECPDDTVQNENSFILDIKSASSLNCSPSLSQNLKLFPESESEAQPQPPCPLPAVDTGCHAQTEPQDFALVWRLNHQESAGGSSNAACSQPSGAVVLSGDSSRFVPGLPAIIPAVNSSIHREVPYHVGHEKSTQVEERELVTQDRLDSLRILSRHFKLVSFDTLKDLYDDCHQDLEWTTNLLLDSEEEFFKDDTEKIDEGEAVGEEDEDAPGLSGDPGRPVETGMRHDAFNKHHAEPWPAGLEVGPQWSIFGAKKAANENSSNADVQRFAVAAVPIEKKDHPDAASHLPGSAQTGALFNDTEQEAALEGDPEGGALGGRVDDRFMIEDLSTEDVRRPPQAEPDKIESEGRQTEQEKSERRHIKEGRFLHLDIQSVELKLPTEVALQLAELFGPVGIDPGSCSSDDYAVQMDLNLAKLLHQKWKTTIQEKQRRALLSFHLLQESSERWGESRVAKPGPQDQTPSAPYLIGADGSALGDDVRGLMPLMNHWSVSQPHASLRDIMKEERALQENVAKSRAGLDRRNGATQLQENQLYSLFPSIDRHFLQDILRDHNYNLSQTELFLHSLLINEPVKTVVAPEAPQSDHRRPASKDRERVRQKPRESNVPNYQDTEDPQYEDFRAEASLQKCRQLESLSKAAEAFKQGRKQLASFYAQQGHLHGKRMHEANHRAAVQIFERVNASLLPNNILDLHGLHVNEALEHLAQVLQDKTAECEQGLCRPQLSVITGRGNHSQGGVARIRPAVIDYLANRHYKFTDSKPGLLLVFLM